A genomic segment from Nicotiana sylvestris chromosome 1, ASM39365v2, whole genome shotgun sequence encodes:
- the LOC138891281 gene encoding uncharacterized protein, translating into MHIDEVEQDDKLGWKLFFDCAANMKGVGIRVVLISETGNHYPVTAQLRFYCTNNMAEYEPYILGLRLAVDMGVQEVLLLGDSDLLVHQIQGEWETRDLKLIPYRQCLHDLFQRFQSIEFRHILRIHNEVDDAFATLESMLHHPDKAYVDPLHIQVGDHHAYCNVVEEELDGEPWFHDIREYIRMRVYPVQAIGDQKRTIRCLASGFFLSVGILYKRTPDLGLLRYIDAKQATTIITEVHSRVCGPHMSGYVLAKKILRADYYWLTMERDCISFVCKCHQCQAHGDLIHSPPSE; encoded by the coding sequence atgcatattgatgaggtGGAACAGGATGACAAgctaggttggaaacttttctttgattgcGCCGCTAACATGAAGGGTGTCGGAATAAGGGTTgtgctcatttctgaaacagggaatcactaccctgttacagcccagcttcgtttctattgtaccaacaacatggctgagtatgagccATACATTTTGGGATTGAGGTTAGCGGTAGATATGGGAGTCCAGGAAGTCTTGTTATTGGGAGACTCCGATcttttggtgcaccagattcaaggagaatgggagactcgggatttaaagctcataccgtatcgacaatgtttgcatgatcttttcCAACGGTTTCAAtcgatagaattcaggcatattctaaggatccataatgaggttgacGATGCTTTTGCTACCTTggaatcaatgttgcaccatccggacaaagcttatgttgaccctctaCATATTCAAGTTGGTGATCATCATGCCTATTGTAATGTGGTtgaggaagaacttgatggtgaaccgtggttccatgatatcagggaatacatcaggatgagggtatatccggtacaagccataggtgatcaaaagagaacaattcgatgtttggctagtggatttttcttgagcgtGGGGATCTTATACAAgaggactccagatcttgggttgttgagatacatagatgctaaacaagccaCGACTATCATCACAGAAGTGCATTCCAgggtttgcgggccacatatgagtgggtatgttctggcaaagaaaattcttcgagcagacTATtactggctcaccatggaacgggattgcatcagctttgtgtgcaagtgtcatcagtgccaggcacatggagatttgattcattctccgccatctgagtAG
- the LOC138891284 gene encoding uncharacterized protein — protein MTPPPKFEEGEIIPKNKLVGKILSVLPDSWKSKVNAITEAKHLQKLTIDELIGNLKTYEMKKKKELEKIEPKKEKNMVLKADNNDSSGEDADTSYLTKTFQKMVRRNGGIPKRGSSSRRKGYDLCHKCSKTGHFIKGCPLYKQDQYNHNTDKTANRNPIPDRRFKRKDVADNVVKQVLAVWGDSSSESGEDNEQDDTSMMAVE, from the exons aTGACTCCTCCACCAAAATTTGAAGAAG GAGAGATCATTCCAAAGAACAAACTTGTCGGGAAAATACTTAGTGTATTACCTGATTCTTGGAAAAGCAAAGTTAATGCTATCACAGAGGCAAAACATCTGCAAAAGTTGACCATTGATGAACTCATCGGAAATCTGAAGACATatgaaatgaagaaaaagaaggaacTTGAAAAAATAGAACCCAAAAAGGAGAAGAACATGGTCCTCAAGGCCGACAACAATGACTCAAGTGGTGAGGATGCTGATACGTCTTATCTGACAAAAACATTTCAGAAAATGGTTCGCAGAAATGGAGGCATTCCAAAAAGGGGTAGTTCCAGCAGACGAAAAGGCTATGACTTGTGTCATAAATGTAGTAAGACAGGACATTTCATCAAAGGTTGTCCTCTGTACAAGCAAGACCAGTACAATCACAATACAGACAAAACAGCCAATAGGAACCCGATTCCTGATAGGAGATTCAagagaaaagatgttgctgacaATGTTGTGAAACAAGTTCTTGCTGTATGGGGAGATTCTTCCAGTGAATCTGGGGAAGATAATGAACAAGACGATACTTCCATGATGGCCGTTGAATGA